Proteins co-encoded in one Nitrospirota bacterium genomic window:
- a CDS encoding M36 family metallopeptidase gives MDNSGIFALTPADLPDFKLIRKYTTEHNGITHISLKQHYQGIPVIEGEIRGNVDSEGRILNIGGDYYPGINIGTVPPISAVDAIRTAAADAAPGVAFEPVALSGPTGPPQETVFQKGAFNTTDAYHSAGLVIFPMQGQFRLAWQVIFHKNSNERYIILVDSETGKVLYRTNMVKFNSPYGLVFAEDPDDAGQVTKSFTGDLTASPLGWLNKDGGVYHTLGGNNVCAQEDRDNMDNGGYSPSRPQGNFNYTFTNAYFNSGGTDLNTDINATITNLFYMRLLQKSP, from the coding sequence ATGGACAATTCCGGCATCTTTGCCCTCACTCCGGCGGACCTTCCTGATTTTAAATTAATAAGAAAATATACGACAGAGCATAATGGGATTACCCATATCTCATTGAAACAACATTATCAGGGGATACCGGTAATTGAGGGGGAGATCAGGGGAAATGTTGATAGTGAAGGGAGGATTCTGAATATTGGAGGAGATTACTATCCCGGTATTAACATAGGGACAGTCCCTCCCATATCTGCTGTTGATGCAATCAGGACTGCGGCAGCGGACGCCGCACCTGGCGTTGCATTTGAACCGGTGGCATTATCCGGTCCAACTGGCCCGCCTCAGGAAACTGTATTTCAAAAAGGGGCGTTCAATACGACAGATGCCTATCACTCGGCAGGACTTGTGATCTTTCCTATGCAGGGGCAATTCCGGCTTGCATGGCAGGTCATTTTTCATAAAAATAGTAACGAACGGTATATCATCTTAGTGGATTCAGAAACAGGAAAGGTTCTTTACCGCACAAACATGGTTAAATTCAATTCGCCGTATGGGCTTGTATTTGCAGAGGACCCTGATGATGCAGGGCAGGTTACAAAATCCTTTACAGGTGATCTAACAGCTTCTCCACTTGGATGGCTTAACAAAGACGGCGGGGTCTATCATACACTCGGAGGGAATAATGTCTGTGCACAGGAGGATAGAGATAATATGGATAATGGAGGGTATAGTCCAAGCCGGCCACAGGGGAACTTTAATTATACCTTTACCAATGCATATTTTAATAGTGGTGGAACTGATTTGAATACAGATATTAATGCAACCATTACAAATCTATTTTATATGAGGCTCTTGCAAAAGTCTCCGTGA
- a CDS encoding DUF1566 domain-containing protein has protein sequence MLKTKQVILMTAIFILFLPVFVLAAGTVDLPKTGQTTCYDWYGAVIACSGTGQDGDVQAGVAWPSPRFTVNGDCVTDNLTGLMWVRSPDSVSRIWQQALDYANSLSLCGYTDWRLPNRKELHSLTDFSRSNPALPSGHPFLNVQSDFYYWSSTSGPSSDACIVDMMDGGMSSGGKSNGSYYVWPVLSGQFCPHTSVIPTFALPTDYTAYSVQIEPLPDFDIRLQNQGAAMLPSENQNQRITTLKSQVGEMM, from the coding sequence ATGCTTAAAACAAAACAAGTTATCTTAATGACAGCGATATTTATCTTATTCCTGCCGGTCTTTGTACTGGCAGCAGGCACGGTTGACCTCCCCAAGACAGGGCAGACGACCTGTTACGATTGGTATGGGGCTGTGATTGCCTGTTCCGGAACCGGGCAGGACGGGGATGTACAGGCAGGTGTGGCATGGCCCAGTCCAAGGTTTACTGTCAACGGAGATTGTGTTACAGACAATCTTACCGGCCTGATGTGGGTAAGGTCGCCTGACAGTGTTTCAAGGATATGGCAACAGGCACTGGATTATGCCAACAGCTTAAGCCTGTGTGGCTACACGGACTGGCGACTTCCAAACCGAAAAGAATTGCACAGCCTTACCGATTTCTCCCGATCTAATCCGGCCCTGCCGTCAGGACACCCCTTCCTGAATGTGCAGTCTGATTTTTACTACTGGTCGTCTACCTCCGGCCCGTCGAGCGATGCGTGTATCGTCGATATGATGGATGGCGGCATGAGCAGCGGCGGTAAGTCCAACGGCAGCTACTACGTGTGGCCGGTACTTTCCGGACAGTTCTGTCCTCATACTTCGGTTATTCCTACTTTCGCTCTTCCGACGGATTACACAGCATATAGTGTGCAAATTGAGCCGCTTCCTGACTTTGACATCCGTCTTCAAAATCAGGGCGCTGCAATGCTGCCGTCAGAAAACCAGAATCAGAGAATTACGACTCTTAAAAGTCAGGTTGGTGAAATGATGTAA